The following are encoded together in the Mycolicibacterium arabiense genome:
- a CDS encoding ABC transporter ATP-binding protein — protein MTNALDVSGLVKSFGSHTVLHGIDLAVTAGTITAVVGASGCGKTTLLRLVAGFENPDGGTISIAGRQVAAAGHSTPAHRRDVGYVAQDGALFPHLTVGQNIAYGLSGRKRSAEPRVAELLATVALDESYAARRPHELSGGQQQRVALARALARQPALMLLDEPFSALDTGLRASTRKAVAALLSDAGVTTLIVTHDQEEALSIADQVAVMRDGRFTKVGTPQAVYREPNDRFTAEFLGDCVLLPCTVSDGVTTSALGRLPVRGSVPNGGGTLMLRPEQLEATAVADDDLGDGMATVLASEFRGHDVMLTVDLGGDAAPITVRQHSVAPPAVDAKVRIHVTGDAVVFGDRPRDGG, from the coding sequence ATGACGAACGCGCTCGACGTCAGCGGCCTGGTCAAGTCCTTCGGCAGCCACACCGTGCTGCACGGCATCGACCTCGCCGTGACCGCGGGCACCATCACCGCCGTCGTCGGCGCCTCGGGTTGCGGCAAGACCACGCTGCTCCGCCTCGTCGCCGGCTTCGAGAACCCGGACGGCGGAACGATTTCCATCGCCGGACGCCAGGTGGCAGCCGCGGGACACAGCACCCCCGCGCACCGCCGCGACGTGGGGTACGTCGCGCAGGACGGCGCGCTGTTCCCGCACCTGACCGTGGGGCAGAACATCGCCTACGGACTGTCCGGCCGCAAGCGCTCGGCCGAGCCGCGGGTCGCCGAACTCCTCGCCACCGTCGCCCTCGACGAGTCCTACGCCGCGCGCCGCCCGCACGAACTCTCCGGCGGGCAGCAGCAGCGCGTCGCCCTCGCCCGGGCGCTGGCCCGCCAACCCGCGCTCATGCTGCTCGACGAACCGTTCAGCGCGCTGGACACCGGGTTGCGGGCGTCGACCCGCAAGGCCGTCGCCGCACTGCTCTCCGATGCCGGTGTCACCACGCTGATCGTCACCCACGACCAGGAAGAGGCGCTGTCGATCGCCGACCAGGTCGCGGTCATGCGCGACGGCCGGTTCACCAAAGTCGGTACGCCGCAAGCGGTCTACCGCGAACCCAACGACCGCTTCACCGCCGAGTTCCTCGGCGACTGCGTGCTCCTGCCGTGCACGGTGAGCGACGGGGTCACCACCTCCGCGCTGGGTCGCCTGCCGGTCCGCGGCTCCGTCCCCAACGGCGGCGGCACGCTGATGCTCCGCCCCGAGCAACTGGAGGCGACGGCCGTCGCCGACGACGACCTCGGCGACGGCATGGCGACCGTCCTGGCGTCGGAGTTCCGCGGCCACGACGTCATGCTCACCGTGGACCTCGGCGGCGACGCCGCGCCGATCACCGTCCGCCAGCACAGCGTCGCGCCGCCCGCCGTCGACGCCAAGGTCCGCATCCACGTCACCGGCGACGCCGTGGTGTTCGGTGACCGCCCACGCGACGGCGGCTGA
- a CDS encoding ABC transporter permease has protein sequence MIDAAAPSETPGRAAAARPGPVLTAGVVLLVIATFVPIGYVAWSVVSLGPARVWELLARPRVLELFVNTVGLVVVTVPICIVLGVGAAWLVERSDVPGRAIWRPLFVAPLAVPAFINSYAWVSVVPTLHGFWAGILVASLSYFPFVYVPAAATLRRLDPAIEESARTLGSSPAAVFRRVVLPQLRLAVLGGGLLIGVHLLAEYGAFAMLRFSTFTTAIFEQFQATFNGAAGSTLAGVLMLLCLVLLVGEAGVRGNARYARLGSGAQRTSSSHDLGGMTLPALAALAALAVLSLGVPVWTILRWLWIGGADVWALGEIVPSTVQTVALAAGAAALTTVLAFPFAWIAVRHRGFFARFVEGSNFVTSSMPGIVTALALVTVAIRFAPPLYQTATLVLAAYVLMFMPRAMVNLRSGLAQVPPTLEEASRSLGVSPTRTLLRVTLRLTAPAAAAGASLVFVAVATELTATLLLAPTGTNTLAMRFWSLSSELAYAGAAPYALLLVVLAVPVTVVLFQQSSRAAAL, from the coding sequence CTGATCGACGCCGCGGCGCCGTCGGAGACGCCCGGCCGGGCCGCCGCCGCGCGGCCGGGGCCGGTGCTCACCGCCGGCGTGGTGCTGCTGGTCATCGCGACGTTCGTGCCGATCGGGTACGTCGCCTGGTCGGTCGTGTCGCTGGGGCCCGCGCGGGTGTGGGAACTGCTCGCACGGCCACGCGTGCTCGAACTGTTCGTCAACACCGTCGGCCTCGTGGTCGTCACGGTCCCGATCTGCATCGTGCTCGGCGTGGGCGCGGCATGGCTGGTGGAACGCTCCGACGTCCCCGGCCGGGCGATCTGGCGGCCGCTGTTCGTCGCTCCGCTCGCCGTGCCCGCGTTCATCAACAGCTACGCCTGGGTCAGCGTCGTCCCCACCCTGCACGGCTTCTGGGCGGGCATCCTCGTCGCCTCGCTGTCGTACTTCCCGTTCGTCTACGTGCCCGCCGCCGCCACGCTCCGTCGCCTCGACCCGGCAATCGAGGAATCCGCTCGCACCCTCGGCTCCAGCCCGGCGGCGGTGTTCCGGCGCGTGGTGCTGCCCCAGCTGCGGCTCGCCGTCCTGGGCGGCGGACTGCTCATCGGCGTGCATCTACTGGCCGAGTACGGCGCGTTCGCAATGCTGCGCTTCTCGACGTTCACCACCGCGATCTTCGAGCAGTTCCAGGCCACGTTCAACGGCGCGGCGGGCAGCACGCTCGCCGGCGTCCTGATGCTGCTGTGCCTCGTGCTCCTCGTCGGCGAGGCGGGGGTCCGCGGCAACGCCCGCTACGCCCGGCTCGGTTCCGGCGCCCAGCGCACGTCGTCATCCCACGACCTGGGCGGCATGACGCTGCCCGCCCTGGCGGCGCTGGCCGCACTCGCCGTGCTGTCGCTCGGGGTTCCGGTGTGGACGATCCTGCGGTGGCTGTGGATCGGTGGCGCCGACGTGTGGGCACTCGGCGAGATCGTGCCGTCCACGGTGCAGACCGTGGCGCTGGCCGCCGGGGCAGCGGCGCTGACGACGGTGCTGGCCTTCCCCTTCGCCTGGATCGCGGTGCGGCACCGCGGGTTCTTCGCCCGCTTCGTCGAGGGCTCGAACTTCGTGACGAGTTCGATGCCGGGCATCGTGACCGCGCTCGCGCTCGTCACCGTGGCGATCCGCTTCGCACCGCCGCTGTACCAGACGGCGACGCTGGTGCTCGCCGCCTACGTGCTGATGTTCATGCCCCGCGCGATGGTGAACCTGCGGTCGGGTCTGGCCCAGGTGCCGCCGACACTCGAGGAGGCGTCGCGCTCGCTCGGCGTATCGCCCACCCGCACGCTGCTGCGAGTCACGTTGCGGCTCACCGCACCTGCCGCCGCCGCAGGCGCCTCGCTGGTGTTCGTCGCCGTGGCGACCGAGCTGACCGCGACCCTGCTGCTAGCGCCGACGGGCACCAACACCCTCGCCATGCGGTTCTGGTCGCTGTCGAGCGAGTTGGCCTACGCCGGCGCCGCCCCGTACGCGCTGCTGCTCGTCGTGCTCGCGGTCCCGGTCACCGTCGTGCTGTTCCAGCAGTCGAGCAGGGCGGCCGCGCTATGA
- a CDS encoding helix-turn-helix domain-containing protein, which translates to MDDTASPQSELAPTLERGVTPSAAAKFFRVHPNTVRRWIAEGRLPAYRVGPRRLLIDLADVEALIVPTATP; encoded by the coding sequence ATGGACGACACCGCGTCGCCGCAATCCGAACTGGCGCCCACGCTAGAACGCGGGGTAACTCCCAGCGCTGCTGCCAAGTTCTTCCGTGTACACCCGAACACCGTCCGCCGATGGATCGCTGAGGGCCGGCTACCCGCCTACCGCGTCGGCCCTAGGCGCCTACTGATCGACCTCGCGGACGTCGAAGCGCTGATCGTCCCCACGGCTACGCCATGA
- a CDS encoding AMP-binding protein, which produces MMFERLVDHLACHGDDVAVITAEETVSYAELATRVAARAAELGTRRKLVLLETRNDLPTLVTYLGALAGHHVVLPVPAGGDHRSVVETYHPDVIVADGVIAEGPRHRPAPELHPDLALLLSTSGSTGSPKLVRLSRFNLAANAESIATYLDITRTDRAATTLPMSYCYGLSVIHSHLLRGAALVLTELSVVDDDFWESFRISGATSFAGVPHTFELLDRIGFEAMSLPNLRYVTQAGGRLDPDRVRRLADLGARSGWRFFVMYGATEATARMAYLPPELAHDHPESIGVPIPGGSFRIEPVDGMPDGTGELCYRGPNVMMGYARTAADLASDAGVEELRTGDVARRRPDGLYEVVGRSDRFVKLYGLRIDLQRVESALHADGVTAICTDGDGLLIVGAAARPQDYDVAASAADASGLPRAAIRVVDVDEIPRLSTGKPDYRSLRERAAERATDDARLDLRGLFADVLQIDAADIDPHSSFVDLGGNSLSYVAMSVRLERALGHLPADWQRLPLSELESARRTRRWWGTTLETSVALRAAAIVLVAGSHAELWVLWGGAHILLGVAGYNFGRFCLTPLPRATRVRHLVSTIAWIAVPAIAWVAFALVVTDDYAASNLLLANKFLGPDDSMTAGRLWFVEVLVWTLAGLALLCATRWGDRAERRWPFGVAAAFLALGMALRWDVFGIGLGKAAWFTMLAFWFFAIGWAASKSSTVWQRLAVTAVLAVGIVGYFGQPNREALVFVGLALLIWLPAIRCPSAFTVTAGVIAEASLFIYLTHYQVYPLFGEHRLVGVLAAIVVGIVATRLVTVTRRWVRGRTPSGLSRRQAAPARR; this is translated from the coding sequence ATGATGTTCGAACGGCTCGTCGACCACCTCGCCTGCCACGGCGACGACGTCGCGGTGATCACGGCCGAGGAGACCGTCAGCTATGCCGAACTCGCGACCCGGGTCGCGGCCAGGGCTGCCGAACTGGGCACGCGGCGCAAGCTCGTCCTCCTCGAGACGCGCAACGACCTCCCCACGCTGGTGACCTACCTCGGCGCGCTCGCAGGCCACCACGTCGTGCTGCCCGTCCCTGCGGGCGGCGACCACCGGTCGGTCGTCGAGACCTACCACCCGGACGTCATCGTCGCCGACGGCGTCATCGCCGAGGGACCACGCCACCGTCCCGCCCCCGAACTCCACCCGGACCTGGCCCTGCTGCTCTCGACGTCCGGCAGCACCGGCTCTCCCAAGCTGGTGCGGTTGTCCCGGTTCAACCTCGCCGCCAACGCCGAGTCCATCGCCACCTACCTCGACATCACCCGAACCGACAGGGCCGCAACGACTCTGCCGATGTCGTACTGCTACGGGCTGTCGGTGATCCACAGTCATCTCCTGCGCGGGGCCGCACTCGTGCTTACCGAACTGTCCGTGGTCGACGACGACTTCTGGGAGTCGTTCCGTATCAGCGGCGCAACGTCGTTCGCGGGCGTACCGCACACCTTCGAACTGCTCGACCGGATCGGCTTCGAGGCGATGTCGCTGCCGAACCTGCGCTACGTCACCCAGGCCGGCGGACGGCTCGACCCGGACCGCGTGCGGCGGCTCGCCGATCTCGGCGCACGCTCGGGGTGGCGATTCTTCGTCATGTACGGCGCCACCGAGGCCACCGCGCGCATGGCCTACCTGCCGCCGGAACTCGCCCACGATCATCCCGAGTCGATCGGCGTCCCGATCCCCGGCGGCTCGTTCCGCATCGAACCGGTCGACGGCATGCCCGACGGCACGGGCGAACTCTGCTACCGCGGTCCGAACGTGATGATGGGCTATGCCCGCACCGCCGCCGACCTCGCCTCCGATGCCGGGGTCGAAGAACTGCGCACCGGCGACGTCGCCCGCCGACGCCCCGACGGCCTCTACGAGGTGGTGGGCCGCAGCGACCGGTTCGTGAAGCTGTACGGGCTGCGCATCGACCTGCAACGCGTCGAGTCGGCCCTGCACGCAGACGGCGTCACCGCGATCTGCACCGACGGCGACGGCCTCTTGATCGTTGGTGCCGCCGCACGTCCCCAGGACTACGACGTCGCGGCGTCGGCGGCCGACGCGTCAGGGCTCCCCCGTGCGGCGATCCGGGTGGTCGACGTCGACGAGATCCCGCGGCTGTCCACCGGCAAGCCGGACTACCGCTCCCTGCGGGAGCGCGCTGCCGAGCGGGCCACCGACGACGCCCGCCTTGACCTGCGTGGCCTGTTCGCCGACGTGCTGCAGATCGACGCGGCCGACATCGACCCCCACAGCAGCTTCGTCGACCTCGGCGGCAACTCGCTGTCCTACGTCGCCATGTCGGTGCGGCTCGAACGCGCACTCGGGCACCTGCCCGCGGACTGGCAGCGACTGCCGTTGAGCGAGCTGGAATCCGCTCGCAGGACCCGCCGGTGGTGGGGAACGACGCTCGAGACCAGCGTGGCACTGCGTGCGGCGGCGATCGTCCTGGTCGCCGGATCGCACGCCGAGCTGTGGGTGCTGTGGGGCGGCGCGCACATCCTGCTGGGCGTGGCCGGTTACAACTTCGGCCGCTTCTGCCTCACGCCCCTGCCACGCGCCACCCGGGTGCGCCACCTGGTGAGCACCATCGCGTGGATCGCCGTGCCCGCGATCGCGTGGGTGGCGTTCGCGCTGGTGGTCACCGACGACTACGCGGCGTCGAATCTGTTGCTGGCCAACAAGTTCCTCGGTCCCGACGACAGCATGACCGCAGGGCGGCTGTGGTTCGTCGAAGTCCTGGTGTGGACCCTGGCCGGGCTGGCGCTGCTGTGCGCAACGCGGTGGGGCGACCGCGCCGAACGGCGGTGGCCGTTCGGCGTCGCCGCGGCATTCCTCGCCCTCGGCATGGCGCTGCGGTGGGACGTCTTCGGCATCGGGCTGGGCAAGGCCGCGTGGTTCACCATGCTGGCGTTCTGGTTCTTCGCGATCGGCTGGGCCGCCTCGAAGTCGTCGACGGTGTGGCAGCGGCTCGCCGTGACCGCGGTCCTCGCCGTCGGCATCGTCGGGTACTTCGGCCAGCCCAACCGCGAGGCGCTGGTGTTCGTCGGTCTGGCGCTGCTGATCTGGCTGCCTGCCATCCGGTGCCCGTCGGCGTTCACGGTCACTGCCGGTGTGATCGCCGAGGCGTCGCTGTTCATCTACCTGACGCACTACCAGGTGTATCCGCTGTTCGGCGAACACAGGCTCGTCGGCGTGCTGGCTGCGATCGTCGTCGGCATCGTGGCGACCCGTCTGGTGACGGTGACGCGCAGGTGGGTCCGGGGGCGTACGCCCAGCGGGCTCAGTCGGCGGCAGGCTGCTCCCGCTCGGCGATGA
- a CDS encoding acyl-CoA thioesterase produces MSALLALLDVHGDGTTWVGPASGPEGKRAFGGQFMGQSLAAAARTVAPQKQPTSMHLQFLRGGEAGDAVDYAVTDVFDGRTAAARRVDATQAGRLLTTATVSFAAPMAGPEHGRRDVMPGDPEALPRTGPAGPAPSMPLDEIDIRLDDDRSTGEFVRRLWWRVTVPVPDDALLHTVIAAYVCDVYMIDPALAVHGHSMVARTHRSGTTDSSIWFHRRVHADRWNLLETRSPAAARGRGVITGSLIGSDGVITATLAQEGLIAEREQPAAD; encoded by the coding sequence ATGAGCGCCCTGCTGGCGCTCCTGGACGTCCACGGCGACGGGACCACCTGGGTCGGCCCGGCCAGCGGGCCCGAGGGGAAACGGGCGTTCGGCGGTCAGTTCATGGGCCAGAGTCTCGCCGCGGCTGCCCGCACGGTCGCGCCGCAGAAGCAGCCCACCAGCATGCACCTGCAGTTCCTGCGGGGCGGTGAGGCGGGTGACGCCGTCGACTACGCCGTCACCGATGTGTTCGACGGCCGCACCGCTGCCGCGCGACGCGTCGACGCCACCCAGGCCGGCCGCCTGCTGACCACCGCCACCGTGTCGTTCGCCGCGCCGATGGCCGGTCCCGAGCACGGGCGTCGCGACGTGATGCCCGGTGACCCCGAGGCGCTGCCGCGCACCGGTCCTGCCGGCCCCGCGCCGTCGATGCCGCTCGACGAGATCGACATCCGACTCGACGACGACCGGTCCACGGGCGAGTTCGTGCGGCGGCTGTGGTGGCGTGTGACCGTCCCGGTGCCCGACGACGCACTGCTGCACACGGTGATCGCGGCGTACGTCTGCGACGTCTACATGATCGACCCGGCGCTGGCCGTGCACGGTCACTCGATGGTGGCGCGCACGCACCGAAGCGGCACGACCGACTCGTCGATCTGGTTCCACCGTCGGGTGCACGCCGACCGCTGGAACCTGCTGGAGACCCGCTCGCCGGCGGCGGCGCGCGGTCGCGGCGTCATCACCGGCAGCCTCATCGGGTCCGACGGGGTCATCACGGCCACGCTCGCCCAGGAGGGGCTCATCGCCGAGCGGGAGCAGCCTGCCGCCGACTGA
- a CDS encoding recombinase family protein → MLQAAKQGRWVGGRRAFGYEADGVTVREGEAVLVKQGYADVLAGENISEVARRWAATGSITTQGTEWRRHAVKDVLTNPRYAGLRRHRAAEDRASIRKNPELGITGAAEWPAIVDESTWRAAVRVLCDPGRYKPAYGGKGLLTGLAICGVCEQTVHRGGGAHAGVPTYRCSGGAHVARKSEPVDQYVSEVVIARLTRPDAGKLWTAELPDAAALMAEADDLRHELDGIDQDRTDGLIDRIRWRTMNDRVTARLGDVQARIAAAGSTSPLAIVAADDVETVWATLSTAQRRGIIAALMTPVLHLPGRGTRTFRPETVEIRWNDAAADRDGNICA, encoded by the coding sequence GTGCTTCAGGCCGCAAAGCAGGGACGGTGGGTCGGTGGCCGGCGGGCGTTCGGGTACGAGGCCGACGGAGTCACCGTGCGCGAAGGCGAAGCGGTTCTCGTCAAGCAGGGTTACGCCGATGTGCTGGCGGGCGAGAACATCAGCGAGGTGGCCCGTCGGTGGGCCGCGACCGGCTCGATCACGACGCAGGGGACCGAGTGGCGTCGCCACGCCGTGAAGGACGTGCTGACCAATCCACGGTATGCGGGTCTTCGGCGCCATCGTGCCGCTGAAGACCGGGCGTCGATCAGAAAGAACCCCGAGCTGGGCATCACTGGCGCTGCGGAGTGGCCGGCAATCGTGGACGAGTCGACGTGGCGCGCCGCGGTTCGCGTGCTGTGCGACCCGGGGCGCTACAAGCCGGCCTACGGCGGTAAGGGGCTGCTGACGGGGCTGGCGATCTGCGGAGTGTGCGAGCAGACCGTGCATCGCGGCGGTGGAGCGCACGCCGGCGTGCCGACGTACCGGTGCAGCGGAGGCGCCCACGTGGCGCGCAAGTCCGAGCCGGTGGACCAGTACGTCTCCGAGGTGGTGATTGCGCGCCTGACACGACCGGACGCCGGCAAGCTGTGGACTGCCGAGCTGCCCGATGCCGCGGCGCTGATGGCCGAGGCCGACGACCTTCGGCACGAACTCGACGGCATCGATCAGGACCGCACCGACGGGCTCATCGACCGGATCCGCTGGCGCACGATGAATGACCGCGTGACGGCGCGACTTGGCGACGTCCAGGCGCGGATCGCCGCGGCCGGTTCGACGTCGCCCCTCGCGATCGTGGCGGCCGACGACGTCGAGACGGTCTGGGCGACCCTGTCGACGGCTCAGCGCCGCGGGATCATCGCGGCGCTGATGACACCAGTGCTTCACCTTCCGGGCCGCGGGACGCGAACCTTCCGGCCCGAAACCGTCGAGATTCGCTGGAACGACGCGGCGGCGGACCGCGACGGGAATATCTGCGCATGA
- a CDS encoding heme-binding protein gives MKSMNTTVRRGIAGVVATCALGVVGGTVAMPAASAAPCNASGYANTASGVLGEAGRYLDAHPGANDVLTRAATQPAGEAESSVRAYFTANTNEYFDLQRIVAPLKDLRNQCGVSVSPAQLQMLIDEL, from the coding sequence ATGAAATCGATGAATACGACCGTGCGCCGGGGAATCGCCGGCGTCGTCGCCACCTGTGCCCTCGGCGTCGTCGGCGGAACCGTCGCGATGCCCGCCGCCAGCGCAGCCCCGTGCAACGCCAGCGGCTACGCCAACACCGCCAGCGGCGTGCTGGGCGAAGCGGGTCGGTACCTCGACGCGCACCCCGGTGCCAACGACGTGCTGACCCGTGCGGCCACGCAGCCCGCCGGTGAGGCCGAGTCCTCGGTGCGGGCCTACTTCACGGCCAACACGAACGAGTACTTCGACCTGCAGCGCATCGTCGCGCCGCTGAAGGACCTGCGCAACCAGTGCGGCGTCTCCGTGTCGCCGGCCCAGCTGCAGATGCTCATCGACGAGCTGTAA
- a CDS encoding CoA transferase, producing the protein MTDRPDPTRPLAGVRIIEISSFVAVPLGGMTLAQLGAEVTRVDPVGGAADYHRWPLTDDGTSIYWAGLNKGKQSVAVDVRSQQGQDLIQRLIADAGVLITNVAGRQWHSHETLERLRPDLIHVEVSGRADGGTGVDYTVNAGIGFPMVTGPTALATPVNHVLPAWDVACGLYTALAVVTAVRHRDATGSGQRVSIPLENVALATAGNLGFLTEVMVNGASRSRIGNSIYGQYGQHFTSSDGESFMVVALTGRHFRDLTELTGTTKAVAALGVALGADFTDEGDRYRYRDALTGLFTVWFTAHGAAQVSEALSSTSILWERYRTFADVVTDAKVTDNPLFTSLDQPRVGTHLAPGLPVAIDGTYPAAVPAPELGDHTAAVLRDRLGLSDDDVRALTDAGTVA; encoded by the coding sequence ATGACCGACCGACCCGACCCCACCCGGCCGCTGGCCGGCGTGCGGATCATCGAGATCTCGAGTTTCGTGGCGGTGCCACTCGGCGGCATGACGCTGGCCCAGCTGGGCGCCGAGGTCACCCGCGTCGACCCGGTCGGCGGCGCCGCCGACTACCACCGGTGGCCTCTCACCGACGACGGCACCAGCATCTACTGGGCGGGCCTCAACAAGGGCAAGCAGTCGGTGGCCGTCGACGTCCGCTCCCAGCAGGGGCAGGATTTGATTCAGCGCCTGATCGCCGACGCGGGCGTCCTGATCACCAATGTCGCCGGGCGGCAATGGCATTCGCACGAAACCCTGGAGCGGCTGCGGCCCGACCTCATCCACGTCGAGGTCTCCGGCCGCGCCGACGGCGGCACGGGCGTCGACTACACGGTCAACGCGGGCATCGGGTTCCCGATGGTCACCGGCCCCACCGCGCTGGCGACCCCGGTCAACCACGTCCTGCCCGCGTGGGACGTGGCGTGCGGGCTGTACACGGCGCTCGCCGTCGTCACCGCCGTGCGCCACCGTGACGCGACCGGGTCGGGGCAGCGCGTCTCGATCCCACTGGAGAACGTCGCGCTCGCCACGGCGGGCAACCTCGGCTTCCTCACCGAGGTGATGGTCAACGGCGCATCGCGGTCCCGGATCGGCAACTCCATCTACGGCCAGTACGGTCAGCACTTCACCAGCTCCGACGGCGAGTCGTTCATGGTGGTGGCGCTCACCGGACGGCACTTCCGCGATCTGACCGAGCTGACCGGCACCACGAAAGCCGTTGCCGCCCTTGGCGTGGCGCTGGGCGCCGACTTCACCGACGAGGGTGACCGCTACCGGTACCGCGACGCGCTGACGGGGCTGTTCACCGTATGGTTCACCGCGCACGGCGCTGCCCAGGTGTCCGAGGCGCTGTCCTCGACGTCGATCCTGTGGGAGCGGTACCGCACCTTCGCCGACGTCGTCACCGACGCCAAGGTGACCGACAACCCGCTGTTCACCTCGCTGGATCAACCGCGGGTGGGCACGCATCTGGCGCCCGGCCTCCCCGTGGCGATCGACGGCACCTATCCGGCGGCGGTGCCGGCACCGGAACTGGGTGACCACACCGCGGCGGTACTGCGCGACCGCCTGGGACTGTCCGACGACGACGTCCGAGCGCTGACCGACGCGGGGACCGTGGCATGA
- a CDS encoding YraN family protein, whose product MTHPLTRAQLGALGEQLAVDHVESLGWRVLTRNWRCRWGELDVIAADPVERAVVFVEVKTRSGDGFGGVAQAVTPTKVRRLRRLAGLWLAAQSGSWSQIRIDVIGVRIAPGGVPEITHLRGVG is encoded by the coding sequence ATGACGCATCCTTTGACCCGCGCTCAGCTCGGGGCGCTCGGCGAGCAACTGGCGGTAGACCACGTGGAGTCGTTGGGTTGGCGGGTGCTGACCCGCAATTGGCGGTGCCGCTGGGGCGAATTGGACGTGATCGCTGCCGATCCGGTCGAGCGTGCGGTGGTGTTCGTCGAGGTCAAGACCCGCTCCGGTGACGGGTTCGGTGGCGTCGCTCAGGCGGTGACCCCGACCAAGGTGCGGCGCCTGCGCCGGTTGGCGGGGCTGTGGCTGGCCGCGCAGAGCGGGAGTTGGTCGCAGATCCGCATCGACGTAATCGGCGTGCGGATCGCGCCGGGCGGCGTTCCGGAGATCACTCATCTGCGTGGGGTGGGGTGA
- a CDS encoding iron ABC transporter substrate-binding protein: protein MSARRSRWSRITALGAAVALAAGLTACSSSEEEDGLLVYNAQHESLTKEWIEAFTKETGIKVTYRQGGDTELGNQLIAEGDSSPADVFLTENSPAMAAVEKDGLFTDVDQATISQVPPQFRPATNKWTGVAARTTVFAYDKTKLTEAQLPRSIMDLEKPEWKGRWGAPPVKPDFQAIVAAMLELTGEQATSQWLAGMKSGAEIYSDNIATLRAVNDGQVEGGIIYHYYWFRDQSQTKEISGNTALHYFRNQDPGAFVSISGGGILNSSKKKEDAQKFLTFITSKAGQEVLEKGTSFEYPVASGVPANPALVPLVDLQAPAVNPSNLDAQKVTDLMTKAGLL, encoded by the coding sequence ATGTCTGCCCGTCGTAGTCGTTGGAGTCGCATCACCGCACTGGGCGCCGCCGTCGCGCTGGCAGCGGGCCTGACCGCCTGCTCGTCGTCGGAGGAAGAAGACGGCCTGCTGGTCTACAACGCGCAGCACGAGTCGCTGACCAAGGAGTGGATCGAGGCCTTCACCAAGGAGACCGGGATCAAGGTCACCTACCGCCAGGGCGGCGACACCGAACTGGGCAACCAGCTGATCGCCGAGGGCGACTCCTCGCCTGCCGACGTGTTCCTCACCGAGAACTCGCCCGCCATGGCCGCCGTCGAGAAGGACGGCCTGTTCACCGACGTCGACCAGGCCACCATCTCCCAGGTCCCGCCGCAGTTCCGCCCCGCCACCAACAAGTGGACCGGCGTCGCCGCTCGCACGACGGTGTTCGCCTACGACAAGACCAAGCTCACCGAGGCCCAGCTGCCGCGGTCGATCATGGATCTCGAGAAGCCGGAGTGGAAGGGCCGCTGGGGCGCCCCACCGGTCAAGCCGGACTTCCAGGCGATCGTCGCGGCCATGCTCGAACTCACCGGCGAGCAGGCCACCAGCCAGTGGCTGGCAGGCATGAAGTCAGGTGCCGAGATCTACTCCGACAACATCGCCACGCTGCGGGCCGTCAACGACGGCCAGGTCGAGGGCGGCATCATCTACCACTACTACTGGTTCCGCGATCAGTCGCAGACCAAGGAGATCTCGGGCAACACCGCGCTGCACTACTTCCGCAACCAGGATCCCGGCGCCTTCGTCTCGATCTCCGGTGGCGGCATCCTGAACTCCAGCAAGAAGAAGGAAGACGCCCAGAAGTTCCTCACCTTCATCACCAGCAAGGCCGGCCAAGAAGTGCTGGAGAAGGGCACCTCGTTCGAGTACCCCGTGGCCAGCGGCGTGCCTGCCAACCCCGCGCTGGTACCGCTCGTCGACCTGCAGGCACCCGCCGTGAACCCGTCGAACCTCGACGCGCAGAAGGTCACCGACCTGATGACGAAGGCGGGCCTGCTCTAG